A single window of Alphaproteobacteria bacterium DNA harbors:
- a CDS encoding L,D-transpeptidase family protein → MHEKFRAFHLLLIGLFSVLTVAGASAQSAGVALAVQERLDLLNVSMEPGSDEDLTVLSEFYAGRGYQPVWVSEAGMTMSGEILSSRLHSADTHGLVPSEYFVDRISALEGATDTAGLAELEVELSFGLLRYGQDLKHGRVAPSRVNPELFIDHGKTDRATLISAAAATTDMSGLLDDLVPHSSQYRRTVEAIAQYRKIAKNGGWEQLPDGETLKPGMTDPRVPILRRRLLAHGDLKADNATDPMFYDAELEEAMKWFQYRHGLEQDGAVGKNTRAAFNVPVEERIETMVMNLERRRWLPDDLGQQYIFVNMAGFELKLVDGDKTIFDTRVVVGTPFHRTPVFSGNMTYVVLNPYWHITPSIARNEILPSVKKDPNYLASKNIRVFSDWSANAYEVNPQTVDWSQVSPRGMSYKFRQDSGDGNALGRVKFMFPNSHSIYLHDTPSKHLFGRAKRSFSHGCIRVQNPLDMAEIVLGQMSKWTRASIDSQVASGNRKIVNLGQTIPVHLTYLTNWVNKDGSIYFREDIYGRDKLLAEALASPRV, encoded by the coding sequence ATGCATGAAAAATTTCGCGCGTTTCACCTTCTCCTGATCGGACTCTTTTCGGTGCTGACCGTCGCTGGCGCGTCGGCGCAATCCGCCGGCGTGGCACTCGCCGTCCAGGAGCGTCTCGACCTCCTGAACGTATCGATGGAGCCCGGGTCCGATGAAGACCTGACCGTCCTGTCCGAGTTCTATGCCGGGCGTGGCTACCAACCCGTGTGGGTGAGCGAAGCCGGCATGACGATGTCCGGAGAGATTCTTTCGAGCCGGCTGCACAGCGCCGATACCCATGGTTTGGTCCCGTCCGAATACTTCGTCGACCGGATATCGGCGCTCGAGGGCGCCACCGACACGGCCGGGCTCGCCGAACTGGAGGTCGAGTTGAGCTTCGGCCTGCTGCGCTACGGTCAGGACCTGAAGCACGGCCGGGTGGCGCCGAGTCGGGTGAACCCGGAATTGTTCATCGATCACGGCAAGACCGACAGGGCGACCCTGATTTCGGCCGCCGCCGCGACCACCGACATGTCGGGCTTGCTCGACGATTTGGTTCCGCATTCGAGCCAATATCGGCGCACCGTGGAGGCGATCGCCCAATATCGCAAAATCGCCAAGAATGGTGGTTGGGAGCAATTGCCGGACGGGGAAACCTTGAAGCCGGGGATGACCGATCCGCGGGTCCCGATCCTGCGCCGGCGCTTGCTGGCGCATGGCGATCTCAAGGCCGATAACGCCACCGACCCGATGTTCTACGACGCCGAACTGGAGGAAGCGATGAAGTGGTTCCAATATCGGCACGGCCTCGAACAGGACGGCGCGGTCGGCAAGAACACGCGCGCCGCATTCAACGTCCCGGTCGAGGAGCGCATCGAAACCATGGTCATGAATTTGGAGCGCCGGCGCTGGCTGCCCGACGACCTTGGTCAACAATACATTTTCGTCAACATGGCGGGATTCGAGCTCAAGCTCGTCGACGGCGACAAGACGATCTTCGACACCCGCGTCGTCGTCGGCACGCCCTTCCACAGGACGCCGGTGTTCAGCGGCAACATGACCTATGTCGTGCTCAACCCCTATTGGCACATCACGCCGTCGATCGCGCGCAACGAGATCCTGCCGTCGGTCAAGAAGGATCCCAACTATCTGGCCAGCAAAAACATTCGCGTCTTCAGCGACTGGTCGGCCAATGCCTATGAGGTCAACCCGCAAACGGTCGATTGGTCACAGGTCTCGCCGCGCGGCATGAGCTACAAGTTCCGTCAGGATTCGGGCGACGGTAATGCCCTCGGCCGGGTCAAGTTCATGTTTCCCAACTCGCACAGCATCTACCTTCACGACACGCCGTCGAAGCATCTGTTTGGCCGCGCCAAACGCAGTTTCAGCCATGGCTGCATCCGCGTGCAGAACCCGCTCGACATGGCCGAGATCGTGCTCGGCCAGATGTCGAAATGGACGCGCGCGAGTATCGATTCTCAAGTGGCGTCGGGAAACCGCAAGATCGTCAACCTCGGACAGACGATCCCGGTTCATCTGACCTATTTGACGAATTGGGTGAACAAGGATGGCAGTATTTATTTCCGCGAGGATATCTACGGCCGCGACAAGCTCCTGGCCGAAGCCTTGGCCTCACCAAGAGTCTGA
- a CDS encoding DUF882 domain-containing protein, with the protein MRVNRRQLLVAGVAGLTALSPLGAAARIVGGERVLRFHNIHTGENLARVYWQNGQYLAGPLKEINHILRDWRAEDTIQMDVGVLDLLNDLRRLMDSNEPFHVISGYRSPKTNAKLRADSRGVAKKSLHMQGKAVDISLPGRDLRKLQKAAIGLQRGGVGYYGKSQFIHVDTGRVRFW; encoded by the coding sequence ATGAGGGTCAACCGGCGCCAGTTGCTGGTCGCCGGGGTCGCGGGTTTGACGGCGCTTAGCCCGTTGGGCGCGGCGGCGCGAATCGTCGGTGGCGAGCGCGTATTGCGCTTCCACAACATTCATACCGGCGAGAATCTTGCTCGCGTGTATTGGCAAAACGGCCAATACCTGGCCGGCCCTCTGAAGGAGATCAATCATATTCTCCGCGACTGGCGGGCCGAGGATACGATCCAGATGGACGTCGGCGTGCTCGACCTGCTGAACGACCTGCGTCGCTTGATGGACTCCAACGAGCCGTTCCATGTCATCTCCGGCTACCGTTCGCCGAAGACCAACGCGAAACTGCGCGCCGACAGCCGTGGGGTGGCCAAGAAGAGCCTGCACATGCAGGGCAAGGCGGTCGATATCAGCCTTCCGGGCCGCGATCTGCGCAAGCTGCAAAAGGCGGCGATCGGGCTACAACGGGGCGGCGTCGGCTATTACGGCAAGTCGCAATTCATCCACGTCGATACCGGGCGCGTGCGCTTCTGGTAG